Proteins from a single region of Acidianus ambivalens:
- a CDS encoding 30S ribosomal protein S3ae — protein MSSKSTSAIRDKWKLKKWYTILAPKVFGEVVLGSTPAFDVSYTIGRKVETTLYDLTGDFSMVYIHLYFKVVSHDGDKLITSFYGHELSRDYVRSLVRRKSSKINEITDVRTKDGYLLRVKGLALTTYRVHREQRTAIRKIMEDLIKKDAEGRTFDEFIQDMVFGKLANDIFNEAKKIAPLRKVEIEKSKLLEAPSQEVTVASSNPSSG, from the coding sequence ATGTCGTCAAAATCCACAAGTGCAATTAGAGATAAATGGAAGTTAAAAAAATGGTATACTATATTAGCTCCTAAAGTATTTGGAGAAGTTGTATTAGGATCTACGCCAGCATTTGATGTATCTTATACTATAGGTAGGAAAGTAGAAACTACGCTTTATGACTTAACTGGAGATTTTAGTATGGTTTATATACATCTTTATTTCAAGGTAGTATCTCACGATGGTGATAAACTAATAACTAGCTTTTATGGACATGAATTGTCCAGGGATTATGTTAGGTCTTTAGTTAGAAGAAAAAGCTCTAAAATTAATGAAATTACTGATGTAAGAACTAAGGACGGTTATTTATTACGAGTTAAAGGTCTTGCTTTAACTACCTATAGAGTACACAGAGAACAAAGGACTGCAATAAGAAAAATTATGGAAGATCTAATAAAGAAAGACGCAGAGGGACGCACTTTTGACGAATTTATTCAAGATATGGTGTTTGGAAAACTGGCTAATGATATATTTAATGAAGCTAAGAAAATAGCTCCATTAAGAAAAGTTGAGATAGAAAAATCAAAGTTACTTGAAGCTCCTTCTCAGGAGGTCACAGTTGCAAGTAGTAATCCTAGCAGCGGGTAA
- the spn gene encoding bifunctional sugar-1-phosphate nucleotidylyltransferase/acetyltransferase — protein MQVVILAAGKGERLEPITHTRPKPFVPLLGSTLIERTINSIKERNIGNEILVVIPSDYPEEYKEFYSRLKDVKLVKQKTDYGTASALLSVREAIKDEEFLLIYGDILVDENAIEKVSSAAHNAILGVKVNNPRDFGVLNISEDGYLKNILEKPQNPPSNLINGGIYKLSSKIFEYIDKISKSIRGEYELTDAINLFSIENKIEIIKYDGLWMDIGKPWDIIDANKVLLDIEKPRILGEVEDGVKIKGKVIIEEGARVLHGTYIEGPVFIGKNSIIGPNSYLRPYTVLCGNNKIGASVEVKESVIMENTKVPHLSYVGDSVISEDVNFGAGTLVANLRFDEAEVKVFIKGERVSSGRKKLGTFIGAHVRTGINVSILPGVKIGAYAKIYPGAVVNRDVKKGEFYKG, from the coding sequence TTGCAAGTAGTAATCCTAGCAGCGGGTAAAGGAGAAAGATTAGAGCCAATTACTCATACTCGACCTAAACCTTTTGTTCCACTTTTAGGTTCTACATTAATTGAAAGAACCATTAATTCTATTAAGGAGAGAAATATAGGTAATGAAATTTTAGTAGTAATTCCTTCAGATTATCCCGAAGAATATAAGGAATTTTACTCAAGGCTTAAAGATGTAAAACTAGTTAAACAAAAAACAGATTACGGGACAGCTTCTGCCTTGCTGAGCGTAAGAGAGGCAATTAAGGATGAAGAATTCCTCTTAATATATGGGGATATTCTTGTAGATGAAAATGCCATAGAGAAAGTTTCTTCAGCAGCCCATAATGCGATTCTTGGAGTAAAGGTAAATAACCCACGCGATTTTGGTGTGCTAAATATCTCAGAAGACGGCTATTTGAAGAATATCTTGGAAAAACCCCAGAACCCTCCATCCAATTTGATAAACGGTGGAATTTATAAGTTAAGTAGTAAAATATTTGAGTATATAGATAAAATTTCTAAATCTATTAGGGGTGAATATGAGCTAACAGACGCAATAAATTTATTTTCTATCGAAAATAAAATAGAAATAATAAAATATGATGGATTGTGGATGGATATTGGAAAACCTTGGGATATAATCGATGCTAACAAGGTGCTTTTAGATATAGAAAAGCCTAGAATTCTAGGAGAGGTTGAGGATGGAGTAAAAATTAAAGGTAAAGTTATAATTGAAGAAGGTGCAAGAGTTCTTCATGGTACATATATAGAAGGTCCAGTTTTTATAGGAAAAAATTCGATAATTGGTCCTAATAGTTATCTAAGACCTTATACAGTTTTATGTGGAAATAATAAGATAGGAGCATCAGTAGAGGTAAAAGAATCAGTAATAATGGAAAATACAAAAGTTCCACATTTAAGTTACGTAGGTGATAGTGTTATTTCTGAAGATGTTAATTTTGGTGCAGGTACTTTAGTAGCTAATTTAAGGTTTGATGAGGCAGAAGTTAAGGTTTTTATAAAAGGTGAGAGAGTTTCATCTGGAAGAAAGAAGTTAGGAACTTTTATAGGAGCTCATGTTAGGACTGGAATAAATGTATCTATTTTACCTGGAGTTAAAATAGGAGCATATGCAAAAATATATCCTGGCGCCGTAGTTAATAGAGACGTCAAAAAGGGAGAATTTTATAAAGGCTAG
- a CDS encoding redox-regulated ATPase YchF yields MITVGLIGKTNVGKSTFFSAATLVDVEIANRPFVTIEPNVGMAYVKTLCVHNEFKVKCNPRNSICIGDYRFIPIKLVDVAGLIPGAHEGRGLGNKFLDDLRKADVLIHVIDASGSTNEEGVPVEPGSRDPEEDIKFVEDEINEWFISIIKKDWEKFARVTDLGNKDPIDALLSKLSGLSINREQIIQSLKESKLENVKFMQWSEEDIRRFGITLRQISKPIVIAANKDDIPIARKNIDRLKEKYKFLIPTSAEAELALRKAAKNGLIDYIPGEKEFKIKSNNLPEKQRKALDYIKTNVLDVYGNTGVQQAINEAVFGALNMITVFPVEDERKLTDRNGNVLPDAILIKRGSTPKDLASVIHSDLAKGFLYAIDARKKIRVGENYQLQDRDVIKIVSSLAHG; encoded by the coding sequence ATGATTACAGTAGGCCTTATTGGAAAGACAAATGTTGGTAAGAGTACTTTCTTCTCAGCAGCAACATTAGTAGACGTGGAAATTGCAAATAGGCCTTTTGTTACAATAGAACCTAATGTAGGAATGGCATACGTTAAAACATTGTGCGTTCATAATGAATTCAAAGTTAAATGCAATCCAAGAAATTCAATATGTATAGGAGATTATAGGTTTATCCCAATAAAATTGGTAGATGTAGCAGGACTAATACCTGGAGCACATGAAGGAAGAGGATTGGGAAACAAATTTTTAGACGATTTAAGGAAAGCAGACGTATTAATTCACGTAATAGATGCGAGCGGATCTACTAATGAGGAAGGAGTTCCAGTAGAGCCAGGCAGTAGAGATCCAGAAGAAGATATAAAATTTGTGGAAGACGAGATAAATGAATGGTTTATCTCAATTATCAAAAAAGACTGGGAAAAATTCGCTAGGGTAACAGATCTAGGAAATAAAGATCCAATAGACGCATTACTTAGTAAGCTTTCAGGATTATCTATAAATAGAGAACAAATAATTCAAAGTTTAAAGGAGAGTAAATTAGAAAATGTAAAATTTATGCAGTGGAGTGAAGAAGACATAAGAAGATTCGGGATTACTTTAAGACAAATTTCGAAACCTATTGTAATAGCCGCAAATAAAGATGATATACCTATAGCTAGAAAAAATATAGATAGACTAAAAGAAAAATACAAGTTTCTTATTCCTACTAGTGCAGAGGCAGAATTAGCGTTAAGAAAAGCCGCTAAAAATGGACTAATAGATTATATCCCTGGAGAAAAAGAATTTAAAATAAAGAGTAACAATTTGCCTGAAAAACAACGTAAAGCGTTGGATTATATAAAAACTAACGTACTAGACGTTTATGGAAATACTGGAGTTCAACAAGCTATAAATGAGGCTGTATTTGGAGCTTTAAACATGATTACTGTATTCCCAGTTGAAGATGAGAGAAAATTAACAGATAGAAACGGTAATGTATTACCAGACGCTATCCTAATTAAGAGAGGATCTACACCTAAGGACTTGGCATCAGTAATACATAGTGACCTAGCTAAAGGATTTTTATATGCAATAGACGCAAGAAAGAAAATTAGAGTTGGAGAAAATTACCAATTACAAGATAGAGACGTAATCAAGATAGTCTCAAGCTTGGCCCACGGCTAG
- a CDS encoding 50S ribosomal protein L15e — protein sequence MALSMYHYLAKVWQDEEWKKSVLRKRMIEWRNEENTVVRIEKPTRLDRARAIGYKAKQGFVVVRVRVRKGGLNKPRPNKGRRQKRMGVYGFSPSKGYRWIAEEKAARRYPNLEVLGSYFVGDDGLYKYYEVILVDPAHPVIKNDPNLKWLQDPANRRRVFRGLTAAGKKARGLLKSRGLKYTVRHKFVKKQKEREAKKRHEANKYYRLQNYDRIPGKG from the coding sequence ATGGCATTATCCATGTATCATTATTTAGCAAAAGTTTGGCAAGATGAGGAATGGAAGAAGAGTGTATTAAGGAAGAGAATGATAGAGTGGAGAAATGAAGAAAACACAGTTGTAAGAATAGAGAAACCTACTAGACTAGATAGAGCAAGAGCTATTGGATATAAAGCTAAGCAAGGATTTGTCGTAGTCAGAGTAAGAGTTAGGAAAGGAGGATTAAATAAACCTAGACCTAATAAAGGTAGAAGACAGAAAAGAATGGGCGTATACGGGTTTTCACCATCAAAAGGCTATAGGTGGATAGCGGAAGAAAAGGCTGCTAGAAGATATCCGAACTTAGAAGTTCTCGGTAGTTACTTTGTGGGAGATGACGGTCTTTATAAGTATTATGAGGTTATTTTGGTAGATCCTGCGCATCCAGTTATAAAGAACGATCCAAACTTAAAGTGGTTACAAGATCCTGCTAATAGAAGAAGAGTATTTAGAGGATTAACTGCTGCGGGTAAGAAAGCTAGAGGATTATTAAAGAGTAGAGGATTAAAGTATACTGTAAGACATAAGTTTGTCAAGAAGCAGAAGGAAAGAGAAGCAAAGAAGAGACATGAAGCCAATAAGTATTATAGACTACAAAATTATGATAGAATACCTGGTAAGGGATGA
- a CDS encoding RNA-binding domain-containing protein yields the protein MKVTSVSFQIFSHETENVEKIKNALNSFLQDFLKYANISENSTEGHYGDKITLIKYDFQGKISEKIVDYLFSKLDKADLLYLVSTIDSRLEKSKIHIRIDKQKFIAEGKLYLRDGDDIIKIIISSVGGPKRVKEELNKIANRAMHTQFQD from the coding sequence ATGAAAGTAACTAGCGTTTCTTTTCAAATATTTTCTCATGAGACTGAAAATGTGGAAAAAATTAAAAATGCTTTGAATTCTTTTCTTCAAGATTTTTTAAAGTATGCTAATATATCAGAGAATTCTACTGAAGGTCATTATGGAGACAAAATTACTCTAATAAAATATGATTTTCAAGGCAAAATCTCAGAAAAAATTGTCGATTATTTATTTTCCAAATTAGATAAGGCAGATCTATTATATTTAGTTTCTACGATAGATTCTAGGCTTGAGAAAAGTAAAATACACATAAGAATTGATAAGCAAAAGTTCATAGCCGAAGGAAAGCTTTATCTTAGAGATGGTGACGATATTATAAAAATAATAATAAGTTCTGTTGGTGGTCCAAAGAGAGTTAAGGAGGAATTGAATAAAATTGCTAATAGAGCCATGCATACTCAATTTCAAGATTAA
- a CDS encoding RNase P subunit p30 gives MLIEPCILNFKIKHFLKKAGYDEAFIESKDSNSRISRITIVTKDKNTLFNNIKLYTGNKLIFCKPLTEEILRICISYNKVNAITVDNVNFHLFKRRAMLNLIRLHDKTIEVILPYSSSYIIYKYIIWGYKWIRNILFSSCAKDFNEIWNPLSKVNYLILHGADYEMATYWVFKSPQVFLNNVSSNYY, from the coding sequence TTGCTAATAGAGCCATGCATACTCAATTTCAAGATTAAACATTTTTTAAAAAAAGCTGGATATGATGAAGCTTTTATAGAAAGTAAAGATTCTAATTCAAGAATTTCAAGGATTACAATAGTGACTAAAGATAAGAATACTCTTTTTAATAATATTAAGCTTTATACTGGAAATAAGTTAATATTTTGTAAACCTTTAACAGAAGAGATTTTGCGAATATGTATATCATATAATAAAGTAAATGCAATAACTGTGGATAATGTAAATTTTCACCTTTTTAAGAGAAGGGCTATGCTCAACTTAATTAGGCTTCATGACAAGACTATAGAGGTAATTTTGCCATATTCCTCCTCATACATTATATATAAATATATAATATGGGGCTATAAATGGATTAGAAATATTTTATTTTCATCGTGTGCAAAAGATTTTAATGAAATTTGGAATCCTTTATCAAAAGTTAATTATCTTATATTACATGGTGCAGATTACGAGATGGCAACTTATTGGGTTTTTAAATCACCTCAGGTGTTTTTGAACAATGTTAGTTCAAATTATTATTGA
- a CDS encoding Rpp14/Pop5 family protein, producing MLVQIIIDFVLITWLSILTYLILAKNNLYIRKIKNKKDIRSKRYIVFYIISEDQKISPKNVEDAIRSAVKEFLGSMWLEISNPRVIIYLNETNEGIISTNRAGYKAVIASLPLVKAVDGKKVLIVPKRTTGSLKKAKRLIGIR from the coding sequence ATGTTAGTTCAAATTATTATTGACTTTGTGTTAATTACATGGCTATCTATCTTGACCTATTTAATTTTAGCTAAAAATAATTTATATATAAGAAAAATTAAAAATAAGAAGGATATTAGATCTAAAAGATATATAGTTTTCTATATTATTAGTGAAGATCAAAAAATCAGTCCAAAAAATGTAGAAGACGCAATAAGATCTGCAGTTAAAGAGTTTCTTGGAAGTATGTGGTTAGAGATTTCTAATCCTAGAGTTATTATCTATTTAAATGAAACCAATGAAGGAATAATTTCTACTAACAGAGCAGGATATAAAGCTGTTATAGCATCTTTGCCTTTAGTTAAGGCAGTAGATGGCAAGAAAGTACTAATAGTGCCTAAGAGAACTACAGGAAGTTTAAAAAAGGCTAAAAGATTAATTGGTATTAGATGA
- the psmA gene encoding archaeal proteasome endopeptidase complex subunit alpha has product MAFGPAAMGYDRAITIFSPDGSLYQVDYAFEAVKKGWTTLGIKTKSAVVVLGEKKKASQLLDLDSIEKVFLLDDHVGCSFAGLASDGRVLIDYARNSALQHRLIYDEPITVDYLTKLISDVKQMYTQHGGVRPFGVALIIGGVDNGVTKLFMTEPSGQFMPYQAVAIGQGGYTATEYLEKNYKEDLNVEDTILLALNALKSTLKPGEKLGPSNVEIGYASADTGIFRKLTTEEKIQYLQKLG; this is encoded by the coding sequence TTGGCTTTTGGACCAGCCGCTATGGGATACGATAGAGCAATAACCATATTCTCTCCAGATGGTTCTCTATATCAAGTAGATTATGCATTTGAAGCTGTGAAAAAAGGTTGGACAACGTTAGGTATTAAGACAAAGTCAGCTGTAGTAGTGCTTGGAGAAAAGAAAAAAGCTTCACAATTATTAGATTTAGATAGCATAGAAAAGGTATTTTTATTAGATGATCATGTTGGTTGCAGCTTTGCCGGCTTAGCTTCAGATGGCAGAGTATTAATAGATTATGCAAGAAACTCCGCACTCCAACATAGACTTATTTATGATGAACCAATAACTGTAGATTATTTAACGAAATTAATTTCTGATGTTAAGCAAATGTATACACAACACGGAGGAGTTAGACCCTTTGGAGTAGCATTAATAATAGGTGGAGTTGATAACGGAGTAACAAAACTATTTATGACTGAGCCTAGTGGCCAGTTTATGCCATATCAAGCTGTTGCTATAGGTCAAGGAGGATATACTGCTACTGAATATCTCGAGAAAAATTATAAAGAAGATTTAAATGTGGAGGATACAATATTATTAGCTTTAAATGCACTTAAATCTACACTAAAGCCAGGTGAAAAGTTAGGGCCAAGTAATGTAGAAATAGGCTATGCCTCAGCCGATACTGGGATATTTAGAAAATTAACCACAGAAGAGAAGATACAATACTTACAGAAGTTGGGGTGA
- a CDS encoding ribosome assembly factor SBDS, translating into MAKQDYVVIKYESHGERFEILVKPKEAMAFRSGKSISLSDVVISDTIYKDVKKGLKASPSALKKVFGTTDFETVAREILLKGEMPITAEQRKEMLESKKKQLIDFIHRNAIDPKTHLPIPPARIEAAMEEARVQIDLNRDVESQALQIIHELARIIPIKVARATLEIKVPAKYSSKVKSQLSNLGSVKKTNWLSDGTLIAEIEIPAGAQEEVIDKLNSLTKGEVEVKVLQVV; encoded by the coding sequence ATGGCGAAACAAGATTATGTAGTGATAAAATATGAATCGCATGGAGAGAGATTTGAAATATTAGTGAAGCCGAAAGAAGCAATGGCTTTTAGGTCTGGAAAATCAATATCTCTTTCTGATGTAGTAATTTCTGATACTATTTATAAGGATGTAAAAAAAGGATTAAAAGCCTCTCCTTCTGCATTAAAAAAAGTATTTGGTACTACTGATTTTGAAACAGTAGCTAGGGAAATTTTGTTAAAAGGAGAAATGCCGATAACTGCTGAGCAGAGAAAAGAGATGCTGGAGAGCAAAAAGAAGCAATTAATAGATTTCATTCATAGGAATGCTATTGATCCTAAGACGCATTTACCTATACCACCTGCTAGAATAGAAGCTGCTATGGAAGAAGCTAGAGTGCAAATAGATCTTAACAGAGATGTAGAATCTCAAGCATTACAGATCATCCATGAGCTTGCAAGAATAATACCAATAAAAGTTGCTAGGGCTACATTAGAAATAAAAGTTCCAGCAAAATATAGCTCTAAGGTAAAGTCTCAATTGTCTAATCTTGGAAGTGTTAAGAAAACTAACTGGTTAAGCGACGGTACTTTAATTGCAGAAATAGAAATACCAGCAGGTGCTCAAGAAGAAGTAATTGATAAATTAAATTCATTAACTAAAGGCGAGGTTGAAGTAAAAGTTTTGCAAGTGGTTTGA
- the rrp4 gene encoding exosome complex RNA-binding protein Rrp4 produces the protein MDSNQNSNNKIYFKSRSIVVPGDLIAEGSFQIPWSPYIYKLGNKYYSTVIGIVDPKDSTFEIIPLEGSHYYPKVGDTVIGLIEDVELYGWIVDIKAPYSAYLPALSLLGRPVNIGEDLRKYLDIGDYVIARVESFDRTINPVLTVKGKGLGRLNNGKIIDIMPVKVPRVIGKNKSMYELLTSETGCEMIVAQNGRIWANCPSKDMEEVLFLSIKTIERESHIKGLTDRIKELIEKKKGELNVTNSKA, from the coding sequence ATGGATTCCAATCAAAATTCTAATAACAAGATTTACTTTAAATCTAGAAGTATAGTAGTGCCCGGCGATTTAATTGCAGAAGGCAGTTTTCAAATACCTTGGTCTCCATATATTTATAAGCTCGGCAATAAGTATTATTCTACAGTTATAGGTATAGTAGACCCTAAGGATTCTACTTTTGAAATAATACCACTTGAAGGATCTCATTACTATCCAAAAGTAGGAGATACAGTAATAGGGCTTATAGAAGATGTAGAATTATATGGGTGGATAGTTGACATTAAAGCCCCCTATTCAGCATATTTGCCTGCACTCTCTCTATTGGGAAGACCAGTCAATATAGGCGAAGATTTAAGAAAATATCTTGATATTGGAGATTATGTAATAGCTAGAGTAGAAAGTTTTGATAGGACAATAAATCCAGTATTAACTGTAAAAGGAAAAGGATTAGGAAGATTGAATAATGGTAAAATAATAGATATAATGCCAGTAAAGGTCCCAAGAGTAATAGGTAAGAATAAGAGTATGTATGAATTATTAACGTCAGAAACAGGATGTGAAATGATAGTTGCTCAGAACGGTCGTATATGGGCTAATTGCCCATCTAAAGATATGGAAGAAGTGTTATTTTTGTCTATAAAAACTATAGAAAGGGAATCTCATATTAAAGGTTTAACTGATAGGATAAAGGAACTAATAGAAAAGAAAAAAGGTGAGTTAAATGTTACAAATTCAAAAGCCTAA
- the rrp41 gene encoding exosome complex exonuclease Rrp41, translated as MLQIQKPKLILDNGLRLDGRRPDELRPMKMEVGVLKNADGSAIVEVGNTKILAAVYGPREMHPRHLALPNRAVLRVRYHMTPFSTDERKNPAPSRREIELSKVIREALESQILVEQFPRTSIDVFMEVLQADAGTRLASLMAASLAVVDAGIPVRDLIAAVAVGKADGVVVLDLNEPEDMWGEADMPVAMMPSIGQINLLQLNGNMTPEEFRQGMELAMKGINIIYNLEKETLKNKYAELKEE; from the coding sequence ATGTTACAAATTCAAAAGCCTAAATTAATTTTAGATAATGGGTTAAGATTGGATGGAAGAAGACCAGACGAATTAAGACCAATGAAAATGGAAGTAGGAGTATTAAAGAACGCAGATGGATCAGCTATAGTTGAAGTTGGTAACACTAAAATCTTAGCAGCAGTTTATGGGCCTAGAGAAATGCATCCAAGGCATTTGGCATTGCCAAATAGAGCCGTATTAAGAGTAAGATATCATATGACTCCTTTCTCTACTGATGAAAGAAAGAATCCTGCACCTAGTAGGAGAGAAATTGAATTATCTAAAGTAATAAGAGAAGCTTTAGAGTCACAAATACTTGTAGAACAGTTCCCTAGAACTTCTATAGATGTTTTCATGGAGGTATTACAAGCAGATGCAGGAACTAGATTAGCATCTCTAATGGCAGCTTCTTTAGCTGTAGTTGATGCAGGAATACCAGTAAGAGATTTAATAGCTGCTGTTGCAGTAGGCAAAGCAGACGGTGTAGTAGTTTTAGATTTAAATGAGCCAGAAGATATGTGGGGAGAAGCAGATATGCCAGTAGCTATGATGCCTTCAATTGGTCAAATAAATCTTTTACAGCTTAATGGAAACATGACCCCAGAGGAATTTAGACAAGGAATGGAATTAGCAATGAAGGGAATAAATATTATTTATAATTTAGAGAAAGAGACACTTAAAAATAAATATGCAGAATTAAAGGAGGAGTAG
- the rrp42 gene encoding exosome complex protein Rrp42, with the protein MSITPSNENIVPLIKRESILASLDRGIRADGRKFNEYRPLSITLGYAKKADGSALVKLGDTTVLAGVKVEPEEPFEDTPNQGNLVVNVELLPLAYETFEPGPPDENAIELSRVVDRSLRDSKSIDLSKLVIEPGKKIWTVWVDIYVLDYGGNILDACTLAAVSALYDTRLPKVVKEGDEIKIIKEEKGEKLPMNFPVVTVSVAKIGKHLVVDPDLDEEGIMDAKISLSYTPEGRIVGIQKTGIGTFTLTEIDNVETLARSVSQKLLEELKKQINIQ; encoded by the coding sequence ATGTCAATAACCCCATCAAACGAGAACATAGTCCCGTTGATTAAAAGAGAAAGTATACTGGCAAGCTTAGATAGAGGAATTAGAGCAGATGGTAGGAAATTTAACGAGTACAGACCATTAAGCATAACATTAGGTTATGCAAAAAAAGCTGATGGTTCTGCATTAGTTAAACTTGGTGATACTACAGTTTTGGCAGGAGTTAAAGTTGAACCAGAAGAACCCTTTGAAGACACCCCGAATCAAGGTAATTTGGTTGTTAATGTTGAATTGTTACCATTGGCTTATGAAACCTTTGAGCCAGGTCCTCCAGATGAGAACGCAATAGAATTATCTAGAGTTGTTGATAGAAGCCTTAGAGACTCTAAGTCAATAGACTTATCTAAGCTAGTAATAGAACCCGGTAAAAAGATATGGACAGTATGGGTCGATATTTATGTCTTAGACTATGGAGGAAATATATTAGATGCATGCACGTTAGCTGCAGTATCTGCACTTTATGATACTAGATTGCCTAAAGTTGTAAAGGAAGGCGACGAAATAAAAATTATCAAAGAAGAGAAAGGAGAGAAACTTCCAATGAATTTCCCAGTAGTCACTGTATCAGTAGCTAAAATAGGTAAGCATTTAGTAGTTGATCCAGATTTAGATGAAGAAGGAATAATGGACGCTAAGATTTCATTATCGTATACGCCAGAAGGTAGAATTGTTGGTATACAGAAAACTGGTATAGGTACGTTTACCTTAACAGAGATAGATAATGTAGAAACTTTAGCTAGGTCAGTTAGTCAAAAATTATTAGAAGAACTTAAAAAGCAAATAAACATACAATAG
- a CDS encoding 50S ribosomal protein L37ae yields the protein MAKYKVVGIAGRFGARYGSTLRKRWKEVMEKRYQDYQCPVCKTVGTVTRLASGIWYCKKCKAKWAGLAYTPY from the coding sequence ATGGCAAAGTATAAGGTTGTAGGTATAGCAGGGAGATTTGGTGCTAGATACGGATCAACTCTAAGGAAAAGATGGAAGGAAGTTATGGAAAAGAGATATCAAGATTATCAATGCCCAGTGTGTAAAACTGTTGGTACAGTAACTAGATTAGCTAGTGGAATTTGGTATTGTAAGAAATGTAAAGCAAAATGGGCTGGTCTTGCTTACACACCGTATTAA
- a CDS encoding KEOPS complex subunit Pcc1 — protein sequence MISITISINEIPEDIREIARKAILLEKIDEKYVKIDDPLTIRIKAETISRGRAIMNSYIFWLYTILRTLEEVDKSGRKNSP from the coding sequence ATGATTTCAATAACTATCTCTATAAATGAAATACCTGAGGATATAAGAGAAATAGCTCGTAAAGCAATACTTTTAGAGAAAATTGATGAAAAATACGTTAAAATAGATGACCCTTTAACTATTAGAATTAAGGCAGAAACAATAAGTAGGGGCAGAGCAATAATGAACTCTTATATATTTTGGCTCTATACAATTCTAAGAACATTAGAAGAGGTGGATAAAAGTGGCAGAAAAAATTCCCCCTGA
- a CDS encoding prefoldin subunit beta: MAEKIPPEVQTQLIKLQQLQKQLDNLTYERSVIDSELREINKILEELSKLSADTPVYKIVGNILVRKDKASIEQELNDRKEILELRSRTYLKQESLLRKQFEDLQKNVNDLLQRYYPQLKGSSNPPKA, from the coding sequence GTGGCAGAAAAAATTCCCCCTGAAGTACAGACTCAGTTAATAAAACTTCAACAATTACAAAAGCAATTAGACAATTTAACATATGAGAGAAGCGTAATTGATAGCGAACTAAGAGAAATAAACAAGATACTAGAGGAATTATCAAAGTTAAGTGCTGATACTCCTGTTTATAAGATAGTAGGTAATATATTAGTTAGGAAAGATAAGGCTTCCATTGAACAAGAATTAAACGATAGAAAGGAAATACTTGAATTAAGAAGTAGAACGTATTTGAAGCAGGAATCATTATTAAGGAAACAATTTGAAGATTTACAAAAGAATGTTAACGATTTGTTACAAAGATATTATCCACAGCTTAAGGGTTCGTCTAATCCTCCAAAAGCTTAA